From Limisphaera ngatamarikiensis, one genomic window encodes:
- a CDS encoding DUF4091 domain-containing protein yields the protein MRIAPTPSLLLSLGLCAVGVALGQNLVPDGELRAGTHEPAHWRLGAGQGSWRNQGEPAGVLTLTGTGRDSGWWRSEEIALQPGGLYEVRFRARRAPGATGGVAFVGTSRIHRDFRLGEAWEEYRFVFRQPDDAPTDFLRLGQWEVNGTLEFDTASLLPVCAVHQPDPDDPESTTGMELGAGEILSGRTYTFRPYYYWEGANFHRPLHRATARFNTDRWIFTEGAEVIYKFEIPNHRQLNARLHVNVNHHVAGPLYILAARQPDQWLRVAVLDGNSNACHAALPSTLFPARTVWVRLHAPEPGTELQVNQCQYEAQLDPPMPGPVHGQTTFYTFTTRSPALRLHSITRKQEAGNARILLQLQLQNECEHPLTLDGRVMTERVPARPDSPMPTQLSPGQIARISFALDPPEPGQFPLTLRITDDSARPLLELQTRLDLPLLDDPRPGYPLTSDAALNLWWCESGWKIARHRQPPRPVANPGPVTLHLARREFEAVQLILRPNQPANLVSARVQWDKTPGTGTRAPLETEFYEVAYVEVTIPSDNTCSPGLYPDPLPPLITPLPLRPGLNQPLWLEIYAPPTAAAGPHRGTILLTLQTNNSTHQLRIPIEVHVYDFTLPEVAHLRSAMGMDAGSIERYHKLERPEHKIDVYGRYLRNFAEHRISPYSFFHYAPIQVRFVGTHPEKRARVSFEEFDRWARVWLVSSPSHGKDSPETAPPTTPVIGKVPVPTPGPRGVRFNSFHLPLVGMGGGTFYSRALGRLEGFEEGTPEHTRLFRDYLGQVVAHLRQEGWLPLAYTYWFDEPDPKDYAFVVAGQERIRAAAPDLKRMLTEQPEPELLGHVDIWCALTPHWTHDSVAARHAAGEEVWWYICTVPKAPYITLFSDHPATELRLWPWQAWQYNIDGILIWSTTWWTSPTAYPDSLQNPWEDPMSWVSGYGRQPGTREPWGNGDGRLLYPPRRDPNTATEPCLDDPINSIRWQNLRDGMEDYEYFWLLRQTLQQAEAHPATIPADLSRQARALLEIPPSISRDLTHFTTDPRLLLQHRHQIARTIEQLQALSSPTPNPTKP from the coding sequence ATGCGCATCGCTCCAACCCCATCCCTCCTGCTGAGCCTCGGCCTCTGTGCGGTCGGGGTTGCCTTGGGCCAAAACCTGGTCCCCGACGGCGAACTGCGGGCGGGCACCCACGAACCCGCCCACTGGCGCCTGGGCGCCGGTCAGGGCTCATGGCGCAACCAAGGTGAACCTGCCGGCGTACTCACCCTCACCGGTACCGGACGCGACAGCGGCTGGTGGCGCTCCGAAGAAATCGCGCTCCAGCCCGGCGGACTCTACGAAGTCCGGTTCCGCGCCCGACGTGCCCCGGGCGCCACCGGAGGCGTCGCCTTCGTCGGCACCAGCAGAATCCACCGGGATTTCCGCTTGGGCGAGGCATGGGAGGAATACCGTTTCGTCTTTCGCCAGCCCGATGATGCACCCACCGATTTCCTCCGCCTCGGCCAGTGGGAGGTCAACGGAACCCTGGAGTTCGACACGGCTTCGTTGCTCCCTGTCTGTGCAGTGCATCAACCGGACCCGGACGACCCGGAGAGTACCACCGGCATGGAACTCGGAGCGGGCGAGATTCTCTCGGGTCGCACCTACACGTTCCGACCCTACTATTATTGGGAAGGCGCCAACTTTCACCGCCCCCTCCACCGTGCCACGGCCCGATTCAACACCGACCGGTGGATCTTCACCGAAGGCGCCGAGGTGATTTACAAGTTCGAAATCCCCAACCATCGCCAGCTCAACGCCCGGCTCCATGTCAACGTGAACCATCACGTGGCCGGGCCCCTTTACATCTTAGCCGCACGCCAACCCGATCAGTGGCTCCGAGTGGCCGTGTTGGACGGGAATTCCAACGCCTGCCACGCCGCCCTCCCAAGCACCCTGTTCCCCGCACGCACCGTGTGGGTTCGACTGCATGCGCCCGAGCCGGGCACGGAATTGCAGGTCAACCAATGCCAGTACGAAGCGCAGCTGGATCCACCAATGCCCGGCCCCGTCCACGGCCAGACCACCTTCTACACCTTCACCACCCGATCTCCCGCGCTCCGCCTGCACTCCATCACCCGCAAACAGGAGGCCGGCAACGCCCGCATCCTCCTCCAACTCCAACTCCAAAATGAGTGTGAACACCCCCTGACGCTCGACGGTCGCGTCATGACCGAGCGGGTCCCGGCCCGGCCGGACTCCCCCATGCCCACACAATTGTCCCCCGGCCAAATTGCCCGGATCAGCTTCGCCCTGGATCCGCCCGAGCCGGGACAGTTCCCCCTCACTCTCCGGATCACCGACGACTCGGCCCGACCCTTACTCGAGCTGCAGACCCGACTCGACCTCCCCCTGCTTGACGATCCCCGGCCCGGTTACCCCCTGACCTCCGACGCCGCCCTGAATCTCTGGTGGTGCGAAAGCGGCTGGAAAATCGCCCGTCACCGCCAGCCTCCCCGGCCCGTCGCCAACCCGGGACCCGTCACACTGCACCTGGCCCGCCGCGAATTCGAAGCCGTGCAACTGATCCTGCGCCCCAATCAACCCGCCAACCTCGTGTCCGCCCGGGTGCAGTGGGACAAAACACCCGGCACCGGAACCAGAGCTCCCTTGGAAACCGAGTTTTACGAAGTGGCCTATGTCGAGGTCACCATCCCGAGCGACAACACCTGCAGCCCGGGACTCTATCCCGATCCCCTGCCCCCTCTCATCACGCCCCTTCCACTACGACCGGGGCTGAACCAGCCCCTGTGGCTCGAAATTTACGCCCCGCCCACGGCCGCCGCCGGACCCCACCGCGGCACCATCCTTCTAACGCTCCAAACTAACAACTCCACGCATCAGCTCCGCATCCCCATCGAGGTTCACGTGTACGATTTCACCCTGCCCGAGGTTGCTCACCTGCGCAGTGCCATGGGCATGGACGCAGGGTCCATCGAGCGCTACCACAAGCTCGAACGGCCGGAGCATAAAATTGACGTTTACGGCAGGTACCTGCGCAACTTTGCCGAGCACCGCATCAGCCCCTATAGCTTCTTCCACTACGCACCCATTCAGGTCCGCTTCGTCGGCACCCACCCGGAAAAACGGGCCCGGGTCAGTTTTGAGGAATTCGACCGCTGGGCCCGCGTCTGGCTGGTGTCCAGCCCGTCCCACGGCAAAGACAGCCCGGAAACCGCCCCACCAACCACCCCGGTAATCGGGAAAGTCCCGGTTCCCACCCCGGGACCGCGCGGCGTGCGCTTCAACAGTTTTCACCTGCCCCTCGTGGGCATGGGCGGCGGGACCTTCTACAGCCGGGCCCTGGGCCGCCTGGAAGGCTTCGAGGAGGGCACACCCGAACACACCCGCCTGTTCCGGGATTACCTGGGTCAGGTCGTCGCCCATCTGCGTCAGGAGGGATGGTTGCCGCTGGCCTATACCTACTGGTTCGATGAACCCGACCCCAAGGATTACGCCTTCGTCGTGGCCGGCCAGGAACGAATCCGCGCCGCCGCGCCCGACCTCAAACGCATGCTCACCGAACAGCCGGAGCCCGAACTCCTCGGTCACGTGGATATCTGGTGCGCCCTCACACCGCACTGGACCCATGACTCCGTGGCCGCCCGCCACGCCGCAGGCGAAGAGGTTTGGTGGTACATCTGCACCGTGCCCAAGGCCCCCTACATCACCCTCTTCAGCGATCACCCCGCCACCGAACTCCGACTCTGGCCCTGGCAGGCATGGCAATACAACATCGACGGCATCCTCATCTGGTCCACGACCTGGTGGACCAGCCCCACCGCCTACCCCGATTCCCTTCAGAATCCCTGGGAGGATCCCATGAGCTGGGTCAGTGGCTACGGCCGCCAGCCCGGCACCCGCGAACCCTGGGGTAACGGCGACGGCCGGCTCCTCTACCCGCCGCGCCGCGACCCCAACACCGCCACCGAACCCTGCCTGGACGACCCCATCAACTCGATTCGCTGGCAAAACCTGCGCGACGGCATGGAAGACTACGAGTATTTCTGGCTCCTTCGCCAAACACTCCAGCAGGCCGAGGCGCACCCGGCCACCATCCCGGCCGACCTGTCCCGTCAGGCCCGCGCGCTCCTCGAAATCCCGCCCTCCATCTCGCGCGACTTAACCCACTTCACCACCGACCCGCGCTTGCTCCTCCAACATCGTCATCAGATCGCCCGAACGATCGAGCAATTGCAGGCTTTGTCCTCTCCAACCCCAAATCCGACCAAACCGTAG
- a CDS encoding DUF5989 family protein, with protein MWSLLKEFWAFARREKKWWLVPLVLILLAVGAVLVFTSSGGIVWALYPFM; from the coding sequence ATGTGGTCGCTGCTTAAAGAGTTCTGGGCGTTTGCGCGTCGGGAGAAGAAATGGTGGCTGGTGCCGCTGGTGCTTATCTTGTTGGCGGTGGGAGCGGTGCTGGTCTTTACCTCCAGCGGCGGGATTGTGTGGGCGCTGTACCCGTTCATGTGA
- a CDS encoding carbamoyltransferase family protein: protein MLKVRPRHILGISAYYHDAAAALLRDGRIVAAAQEERFTRKKNDPDFPRHGIAYCLREGGLGESDLDLVVFYDKPVLKFARLLETYLAVVPGGWRTFPPVLSSWLSEKLDLRRTIRRALPGLREETPIWFTGHHQAHAASAFYPSPFREAAILTVDGVGEWATTTMGVGRGDRIELWEELRFPHSLGLLYSAFTAYCGFRINSGEYKLMGLAPYGQPRFVDVILRELVDLKPDGSFWLNLEYFEFLRGTTMTNDRFHRLFGGPPREPDGPIETRHMDVARSIQAVTEEILLRMARRARAMTGLRHLCMAGGVALNCVANGRILREAGFERLWVQPAAGDAGGALGAALQAWHECGGERWLEREAGPDGDAHETDAMEGALLGPAFTDEEIEAVLRRHGAVYRRYDRDTLLDVTVERLRQEKVVGWFQGRMEFGPRALGNRSILGDPRSPRMQSVMNLKVKFRESFRPFAPAVRRHRVQEYFELACESPYMLLVAPIREEWRRPVPEGLSGLDLLKAERSILPAVTHVDGSARIQTVDARRFPLFDALLERWERATGCPVLVNTSFNVRGEPIVCTPDDAYRCFVNTEMDTLVMGSFVLERREQPGRPVPRRGPLMPD from the coding sequence ATGTTGAAGGTCCGACCACGCCACATCCTGGGAATTTCCGCCTATTATCATGATGCGGCGGCGGCGCTGTTGCGGGATGGCCGGATCGTGGCGGCCGCGCAGGAGGAGCGGTTCACCCGGAAAAAGAACGACCCTGATTTTCCGCGCCATGGCATTGCCTATTGTCTGAGGGAGGGCGGACTGGGGGAGTCGGACCTGGACCTGGTGGTGTTTTACGACAAGCCGGTGCTGAAATTTGCCCGGCTGCTGGAGACGTATCTAGCGGTGGTGCCGGGTGGCTGGCGCACGTTTCCACCGGTGTTGTCGAGCTGGTTGAGTGAGAAGCTGGACCTGCGCCGGACCATTCGAAGGGCGCTGCCGGGTTTGCGTGAGGAGACGCCGATCTGGTTCACCGGCCATCATCAGGCGCACGCGGCCAGTGCGTTTTATCCCTCGCCGTTTCGGGAGGCAGCGATTTTGACCGTGGACGGCGTGGGGGAATGGGCCACGACGACGATGGGGGTGGGCCGGGGTGATCGGATCGAACTTTGGGAGGAGCTGCGGTTTCCGCACTCGCTGGGGTTGTTGTATTCGGCGTTCACGGCGTACTGCGGTTTCCGCATCAATTCGGGCGAGTACAAGCTGATGGGGCTGGCGCCCTACGGACAGCCGCGGTTTGTGGATGTGATTCTGCGGGAGCTGGTTGACCTGAAGCCGGACGGTTCGTTCTGGTTGAACCTGGAGTATTTCGAGTTTCTGCGCGGCACCACGATGACGAACGATCGCTTTCACCGGTTGTTTGGCGGGCCCCCGCGGGAACCGGACGGGCCGATCGAGACGCGGCACATGGACGTGGCGCGGTCCATCCAGGCGGTGACGGAAGAGATCCTGTTGCGGATGGCGCGGCGGGCGCGGGCGATGACGGGCCTGCGCCATTTGTGCATGGCCGGCGGGGTGGCACTGAACTGCGTGGCGAACGGGCGGATTTTGCGCGAGGCCGGGTTTGAGCGGCTGTGGGTGCAGCCGGCGGCGGGGGATGCGGGCGGGGCGTTGGGGGCGGCCTTGCAGGCCTGGCACGAGTGTGGGGGCGAACGTTGGCTGGAGCGCGAGGCCGGTCCGGACGGGGACGCGCACGAGACGGATGCGATGGAGGGGGCGCTGTTGGGGCCGGCGTTCACGGATGAGGAGATCGAGGCGGTGCTGCGCCGGCACGGGGCGGTGTATCGGCGGTACGATCGCGACACGTTGCTGGATGTGACGGTGGAACGGCTGCGGCAGGAGAAGGTGGTTGGATGGTTTCAAGGCAGGATGGAATTTGGTCCACGGGCCCTGGGTAACCGGTCGATCCTGGGCGATCCGCGGTCGCCCCGGATGCAGTCGGTGATGAACCTGAAGGTGAAGTTTCGGGAGTCGTTCCGGCCGTTTGCGCCGGCGGTGCGGCGGCACCGGGTGCAGGAGTACTTCGAGCTGGCGTGTGAGTCGCCGTACATGTTGCTGGTGGCGCCAATTCGGGAGGAATGGCGGCGGCCGGTGCCGGAAGGTTTGAGCGGGCTGGACCTGTTGAAGGCGGAGCGGTCCATCCTGCCCGCGGTGACGCATGTGGACGGGTCGGCGCGAATTCAGACGGTGGACGCGCGGCGGTTTCCGTTGTTTGATGCGTTGTTGGAGCGGTGGGAGCGGGCGACCGGATGTCCGGTGCTCGTCAACACCTCCTTTAACGTGCGCGGGGAGCCGATTGTTTGCACGCCCGACGATGCGTACCGGTGTTTCGTGAACACCGAGATGGACACGCTGGTGATGGGGAGTTTTGTACTGGAACGACGGGAACAGCCCGGGCGACCGGTGCCGCGGCGCGGACCCTTGATGCCCGACTGA
- a CDS encoding CCA tRNA nucleotidyltransferase yields MDGGLRRVAYDVVDRLQRAGFEAFWVGGCVRDMLLGKDPEDYDVATSARPEQVELLFPRTVAVGRSFGVVRVIEGPWTVEVATFRAEAGYEDGRHPSEVRFADARADALRRDFTINGLFYDPIRGELHDWVGGRRDLEARLIRTIGEPEQRFAEDHLRMLRAVRFAAQLGFEVEERTLAAIRAQAPLLGRISAERIRDELLKLFEPPHATRGLRLLRESGLLAVVLPELAAFEGCEQSPDHHPEGTVWEHVMRMLELMPAGADRLLPWAVLLHDVGKPVTARREPETGRIRFFEHEKVGEQMTREILERLRFPRRDIETVAFVVRHHMQFKDVPQMRKATLRRMLLRPTFPLELELHRLDCLGSHGRLDVYEMLVRERAELERRPELVPPLLTGRDLLALGMRPGPELGRLLCQLREKQLAEELTTRDQALAWVREQLGAVAPERAGSGAAAPGREGADPSAAPVTTPGPGSTPAAGSTGAGDR; encoded by the coding sequence ATGGATGGTGGATTGCGCCGGGTGGCCTACGACGTGGTGGATCGCCTGCAAAGGGCCGGTTTTGAGGCCTTTTGGGTGGGCGGCTGTGTGCGGGACATGTTGCTGGGCAAGGATCCGGAAGACTACGACGTGGCGACCTCGGCGCGGCCCGAACAGGTGGAGCTGCTGTTTCCCAGGACGGTTGCGGTGGGTCGGTCGTTTGGGGTGGTGCGGGTGATTGAGGGGCCGTGGACCGTGGAGGTGGCCACCTTTCGGGCTGAAGCGGGCTACGAGGACGGGCGGCATCCGTCGGAGGTCCGATTCGCCGATGCGCGTGCGGACGCGTTGCGCCGGGACTTTACCATCAACGGGCTGTTCTACGATCCCATCCGCGGGGAGTTGCATGACTGGGTGGGGGGGCGGCGGGACCTGGAAGCGCGGTTGATTCGCACCATCGGAGAGCCCGAGCAGCGGTTTGCCGAGGATCATTTGCGGATGTTGCGCGCGGTTCGGTTTGCGGCCCAACTGGGGTTCGAGGTCGAGGAGCGGACCCTGGCGGCGATTCGGGCGCAGGCGCCCCTGCTGGGGCGGATCAGTGCCGAGCGGATCCGGGATGAACTGTTGAAGCTGTTTGAACCTCCGCATGCAACGCGGGGACTGCGCCTGTTGCGGGAGAGCGGATTGTTGGCGGTGGTTTTGCCCGAGCTCGCGGCTTTTGAGGGCTGTGAACAATCGCCGGATCACCATCCGGAAGGCACGGTTTGGGAGCATGTGATGCGCATGCTGGAGCTGATGCCCGCCGGTGCCGACCGGTTGTTGCCCTGGGCGGTTCTACTGCACGACGTGGGCAAGCCGGTGACGGCCCGGAGGGAACCGGAGACGGGTCGGATCCGGTTCTTCGAGCATGAAAAGGTGGGTGAGCAAATGACGCGGGAGATCCTGGAACGACTTCGTTTCCCGCGAAGGGACATTGAGACGGTGGCGTTTGTCGTCCGGCATCACATGCAGTTCAAGGACGTGCCGCAGATGCGCAAGGCGACGCTGCGGCGGATGCTGCTGCGGCCCACGTTTCCGCTGGAGTTGGAGTTGCACCGTCTGGACTGCCTGGGCTCGCACGGCAGGCTGGATGTTTACGAGATGCTGGTGCGGGAGCGGGCGGAGTTGGAGCGCCGGCCGGAGCTGGTCCCGCCCCTCTTAACGGGGCGTGATTTGCTGGCGTTGGGGATGCGTCCCGGGCCGGAGTTGGGGCGGCTGCTGTGTCAGTTGCGGGAGAAGCAGTTGGCCGAGGAGCTCACCACGCGGGACCAGGCGCTGGCGTGGGTTCGGGAACAACTCGGTGCGGTTGCTCCGGAGCGGGCTGGATCCGGCGCGGCAGCTCCCGGGCGGGAGGGTGCCGACCCTTCTGCAGCACCGGTTACCACACCCGGACCCGGTAGTACGCCTGCGGCAGGGTCCACGGGGGCTGGGGATCGGTGA
- a CDS encoding alpha/beta hydrolase: MKSRQAGLTLLLRVTIVAALVSATASLPAQVQLHPPVRTPQGLRLEWTDPGPGSVHTVQTRDRLTGGIWLLPEAPENWPIAQTRWTDPNPSAPARFYRVLTLPAVQRGHLLNAEYRTNLTTVQIAILLALAGVNLTPQYAVQVYKLTYETIGPWGEPTRATAALVLPVGPGPWPLLGYQHGTILRTNDAPSAASITGELGIGVVFASQGYVTVLPDYLGLGDSPGLHPYHHARSEATAGVDALRAARAWCTQLGVALNDRLFLAGYSQGGHATMALHREIEQFHLQEFNLTASAPMAGAYDLSETTANDFLSGRPQPNPYYFAYLLAAYQEVYRLTNSLADLLAPPYDTLLPPLFHGHVGGGSINAVMPNNPLLILKPEILQAFRTEPDHPLRLALRQNDVHRWRPTRPMRLYHCSGDQDVVFANALAALSHFHQQGATQVELVEPLPGGNHATCVYPSLLQALQWFETLRR, encoded by the coding sequence ATGAAGTCTCGACAAGCGGGACTGACTCTCCTGTTGCGCGTAACAATCGTTGCGGCCCTGGTGAGCGCAACCGCATCCCTGCCCGCGCAGGTGCAACTTCACCCGCCCGTCCGTACTCCCCAAGGTCTCCGGTTGGAGTGGACCGACCCCGGCCCCGGCTCCGTCCATACCGTGCAAACCCGGGACCGCCTCACCGGTGGCATCTGGCTCCTGCCCGAGGCACCTGAAAATTGGCCCATCGCTCAGACCCGATGGACCGATCCAAACCCCTCGGCTCCGGCGCGGTTCTATCGGGTTTTGACCCTGCCCGCAGTCCAACGAGGCCACCTCCTCAACGCCGAGTACCGCACCAACCTCACCACGGTTCAAATAGCGATCCTGTTGGCCCTGGCCGGCGTGAATCTCACCCCGCAATACGCCGTCCAGGTCTACAAACTCACCTACGAAACGATCGGTCCCTGGGGCGAGCCCACGCGGGCCACTGCCGCCCTGGTCCTGCCGGTCGGACCCGGTCCATGGCCACTGCTCGGTTACCAGCACGGGACCATCCTCCGCACCAACGACGCCCCCTCCGCCGCCAGCATCACGGGCGAACTCGGGATCGGTGTCGTTTTTGCCTCCCAGGGTTACGTCACCGTGTTGCCGGATTATCTCGGATTGGGGGACTCACCCGGGCTGCATCCGTACCACCATGCCCGATCCGAAGCCACGGCCGGGGTGGATGCCCTCCGTGCGGCCCGCGCCTGGTGCACGCAGCTTGGCGTTGCGTTGAATGACCGGCTCTTTTTGGCCGGTTATTCCCAGGGCGGCCACGCCACCATGGCCCTGCACCGTGAGATCGAACAATTCCACCTGCAGGAATTCAATCTCACCGCCTCCGCACCCATGGCAGGTGCCTACGATCTGTCCGAAACCACCGCCAACGATTTCCTCAGCGGCCGTCCCCAGCCCAACCCCTATTACTTCGCCTATCTCCTGGCCGCCTACCAGGAGGTCTACCGGCTGACCAACAGCCTGGCCGATCTGCTGGCCCCTCCCTACGACACCCTGCTGCCCCCGCTCTTTCACGGACACGTCGGCGGCGGGTCCATCAACGCGGTCATGCCCAACAACCCCCTCCTCATCCTCAAGCCCGAAATCCTGCAGGCGTTTCGGACCGAGCCCGATCATCCCCTGCGCCTGGCCCTCCGTCAAAATGACGTCCATCGTTGGCGCCCCACACGACCCATGCGACTCTACCACTGCTCGGGCGACCAGGACGTCGTCTTCGCCAATGCCCTGGCCGCGCTCTCCCACTTCCATCAGCAGGGCGCCACCCAGGTGGAACTGGTTGAACCCTTGCCGGGCGGGAACCATGCCACCTGCGTGTATCCCTCCCTGCTGCAAGCGCTGCAATGGTTCGAGACTTTGCGGCGCTGA